In a single window of the Ignavibacteria bacterium genome:
- a CDS encoding DUF4783 domain-containing protein — protein MKLRLLYIILILFFVSIFSAQSIYSQDSWWKDKKYKSEEKQRKFDNCKAVFLSIADGLMYSNVTYISPFFQNEIYLSLQNSEKGYYNREQSGYIIENFFSTYPVSSFKWKNSSRSERFAFALGKYKYKKGGFISTFTISVSLKYINDLWMVDQVIVN, from the coding sequence TTGAAACTACGACTACTTTATATAATTTTGATTTTGTTTTTTGTGAGTATATTTTCTGCGCAAAGCATATACTCGCAGGATAGCTGGTGGAAAGATAAGAAGTATAAGTCAGAAGAGAAACAAAGGAAATTCGATAACTGTAAAGCTGTATTCCTCAGCATTGCAGACGGATTAATGTATTCCAATGTCACATATATCAGCCCCTTTTTTCAGAATGAAATTTACCTGAGCCTTCAAAACAGTGAAAAGGGGTATTATAACAGGGAGCAATCAGGCTACATTATTGAAAATTTCTTTTCAACATACCCGGTTTCTTCTTTTAAGTGGAAGAACTCAAGCCGTTCAGAGCGTTTTGCATTTGCTTTGGGAAAATATAAATACAAAAAGGGCGGCTTTATCAGTACGTTCACAATTTCAGTATCATTAAAATATATCAATGATCTTTGGATGGTTGACCAGGTTATTGTAAACTAG